The sequence ATATCAACTGACCTGCTATGAGTCCCTCCATCACACATCAGCCCTTCAGAGCGAGGAGGTGACATGCCAGGATTATTTTTAACCCATTCACTTCTGTTTTGCATTGCTGTGGAGGTGGCTAGCGTCTCACCTCAGTGAGCACAGCTGTTCACAGCTCCTGCTGCAACCCCGCATTGAGGTGAAGCCTGTTAGAAAAAGGTCTATGACTTCTGCATTCCCCTGGGCCAGAGTAGGATCCTATGCAGAGTAATGGGCCCCATGTGTGAATTTGTTTGACTTAGGGCTCGTATCCATAAAGGTCTCCATCCAGAAATGTCCTTCCATTACACTGAATGGAATTTTTTAGCTAGATTGCTGGTCTCTCCCCTCTCCCATTCTGTCCTCCCTGTGTGGTTTATTCCAGCATTCCACTGATGTTTGTAATTCCACCATGTTTATCTCTTGGAGGCCAAGGCAAAGTTCTTCCATACAGCCTGCTCTCCAGAGCTTTGTCCAATCCTAGTTTTAAATCTCCCTAGTGATGGGGCTGCCACCCCTTCCCTTGGAGACTCTGCCACAGTCTCACACTGTGAGGAAACATTCCTTGATTGCCCAGCCCAAAATGTCCCATCTTCTCAATCACACCCCAGGTCTCCTCCTTCAGACTCCCAACCAACTGCTCTGCCTCCTTGCTTTTATGCCCTTCCCACAGTTTCATCCTCTCCCACCTTAGTTGTTGTTTAACCAAACTCTGTAGATTAAGTTCTTTCCATTTCCACTTGTAGAGTCCCATCCTGCAGCCCCGTTGTCCTGTCTGTGTCCCTTTTCTGAACACTGTGCAGTTCTGGTATGGATGGGCCTAGGAATGAAGAGGATGTTCTAAGTTCAGAAACACCAGAGCCCTGTACAGAGACGCTGTTGCTTCCCTGCTCTGGGATGTGCTATTATAGTTTAATCTTCCCCTAAAATGttcccctgcagcctcctgaTGAAGCAGAAGAAATTCCTCTACAACTTCAAGAACCTACGCTGGGCCCGGGGCCGCCATGAGACCTACCTCTGCTATGTGGTGAAACGTCGGGACAGCGCCACCTCCTGCTCCTTGGACTTCGGATATCTACGCAACAAAGTATGGGCATGACTTGGGCACCTATCAATACAGCCAAGCGCCTATCAGCTCACTTACTCAACTATCAGGCCATCTGTGTACCCAACTACTCACCCCACTATGCATCCATGCACCCACCAGCTCATCCCCTAGCTATCCATGCATCCATCAGCTCATCCCCATATCCATTTGTCCATCCATCCACCAGTTCAACCCTATATCTGCCCATACACTCCTCCACTCCTCCACATATCCATCCATGCATGTCTCCATCCTCTCTCCCATTgtctccctctctgtctctctcttgctcAGTCGGGTTGCCATGTGGAGATGCTCTTCCTGCGTTACATCTCCGCCTGGGACCTGGACCCTGGACGCTGCTACCGAGTCACCTGGTTCacctcatggagcccctgctatGACTGCGCTAGGCATGTGGCTGACTTCCTGCGTGCCTATCCCAACCTGACACTGCGCATCTTCGCTGCCCGGCTATACTTCTGTGAGGACCGCAATGCTGAGCCCGAGGGGCTGAGACGCCTGCACCGGGCTGGGGTCCAGATTGCCATCATGACTTTCAAAGGTGAGATGAGGAGATGGAGACATATCTCAGACATGAGGAGAcagaggcctggagagagggGATGGGGGCGAGATGGTGACAGAGTCATGGGGGAGAAATATAGAGGGATATGGAGCCCTAATGATTCTTGGGGACAGTTGAGTCCTGTTCTGGGAAACCCTGACTCTGCTCCATGTCTTCATCCTGTCTCCTGCTCCTTGGCAGATTACTTCTACTGCTGGAACACCTTCGTGGAGAACCGGGAGAGGACCTTTAAAGCCTGGGAGGggctgcatgaaaactctgtcCGTCTGTCCAGGAGACTCCGACGGATCCTCTTGGTGAGGGACATTTCTTCTCCCCTGTTCATCCagtgcctcctctccctccacttCTGCACTTCTCCTCTGCTCCTGTGTGTCCCTTCTCTCCCATCTATCTTCCCTTCTTGACTGTCctctgtccactttcctcacctcTGCTCTCCTCCATTCCATCTCCCTTTCATTTTCACCCCACCCTTCTTCGGTTCCCCCCTTCACCAACCCTCCTCTCCTCTTGtccccttcctcttctcctcccctctcagcATTTCCGTTATTCAGCATAACTCATCTTGTCTCTCCTGCTCTGCACAGCCCCTGGATGAGGTGGAAGACTTACGAGATGCCTTCAAAATCCTGGGACTTTGAGGTGGGCAGGAGTGAAGGTCACAGACAATCAGAAGACTCTGGAAACACATTGGTCCTACaatgtctctctttttctcctaCTCACActttctccccttccttctttccctccctccctccctccagccttaAATCCTCACGTCCTGAGAAAAGACCTTTCTTACTTCCGTTCCAAGGAAAATTAGGATGACCCACTAAAGACAGAATTCCCCTGcactcccactcccactccaTCCAGCACTACTGCCTTGCTTGGGGAAGCCAGGACTGGAGTGAAAGCCCTCACTGCCCTGCATTGACGCCTGTAGGGTGTGTTTTCACTACAGAGTTAATTCGAGTGATCAATACCCAGGTCTGAGCATCCAGGTTGGCCTAGCCCAGGTGTGGGTGGCCACACTACAAAGTCCCATCTGTGCTACTATACgctcactggtgctgcactcaccCATGTGTGCCTCTAGGACTCCTGGGGCACATCCCAGGATTCTTTATGCTCCAGTGAGCCGAACTGCCTCCTGATTCTCTGCCAGTGAATCGTGGGACAATTgctctgtccttctgggcacatggggggaattgtgggaaggcactggaggatgAATAGTGATTTAATCTGTGCCCTCACTGCAGAGTGGGAGTGTTATCAATCAAGCGCAAGCCTCTCTCGGCCTTTAGCCTATAGCCCCAGCTGTGCCAGCCAGGTCAGGTGTAAAGCAGCACCAACCTTGAGAGGGTTTGCCAGGAGTTGGGTTAGGGGCAATACATGAATAAAAgcctgagttaactctgcagtgaagacagacctCTAACATTTCCTGCTGAGAGAGGACAGGACTGGATTAATTATGAGTCACCCATCCTATCTCCTTatgctgcctcctgctgggagaggcatCAACTGGAGTTCATGTGAGACTGCCATGAAGCCAGCTGTCCTGCATTGATCCCCATTGTGCCCCTGCTATGAAAAGGTGGAGGCTGCAGTAGCTGAGAGACTCCCATTAGCCAGCCCTTTTGTCCAGCTCTCTGCACTGCCTCCCACTTGGAGAGGTTGAGACTGGGAGACAGAACCCTAGAAATTTGAGGTGGAGCCGCTCTGGCCGAAAGTTTCAAGGGTGTCCACCTCAAGATACTTTGGACCgaatttgcagaagtgctgagcacccatagctctcattgacttcattggtccTTGACTTCTCAAACTGGGCAGTGAAAACCAGACATCTAGATTTAGTGgagacttttgaaaatgctggcctAAATCTATTTCATCTTCTTCACACAGCTCCCTCAGTCAGGGCAGGATTGTCCCCTGTGGTCTAACCTCCAGGCCTTCATCAAATATAACACTCCTAAGCAATAGAGCTTCCATTATTTCCTTTTTGGGAGGGACTATTCCATAGCCAATTAGCAGCTGTACGTTCCCGATAACCAGTGTCCCTGCACGATGCCATACAACACCTCCTTCTGGGAAGGGCTGACACTGCACTATCTGAGATCTCCTTAAGCAGTTAGAGGTCCTGCACCATTCCCAGTAGTGCTTCCTTTTGGGAGAAGCTCGAACTAGAGTGGTTGAGAGCTGTCCTACTGTTACATTGCCCACCCCATTCTCTACAGTGCCTCCTGATGGGAGAGGTAGGAAGAGGACTAATTATGTGCTTTCCACACCCAAGTCTCCTGCACTGTTTCCTATGGCACCTCCTGCTTGAGGAAACTGGAACTGGAATACCTATGAAAATTCTCTGCAAAGCATTAATTTCCATGCATGGTGCTGTAGAAGTGCTTGATGTGATG is a genomic window of Lepidochelys kempii isolate rLepKem1 chromosome 1, rLepKem1.hap2, whole genome shotgun sequence containing:
- the AICDA gene encoding single-stranded DNA cytosine deaminase encodes the protein MAMDSLLMKQKKFLYNFKNLRWARGRHETYLCYVVKRRDSATSCSLDFGYLRNKSGCHVEMLFLRYISAWDLDPGRCYRVTWFTSWSPCYDCARHVADFLRAYPNLTLRIFAARLYFCEDRNAEPEGLRRLHRAGVQIAIMTFKDYFYCWNTFVENRERTFKAWEGLHENSVRLSRRLRRILLPLDEVEDLRDAFKILGL